The proteins below are encoded in one region of Aeromonas jandaei:
- a CDS encoding Na+/H+ antiporter family protein: MNPVVIAVGLMLVLSLLRINVVVSLALGAIAGGLVGGLSLTDTLTTFSGGLGGGAEIALSYAMLGAFAVAISRSGITDLLASKVISQLGKDASSSRILWVKTLLLSSVLAVSISSQNIIPVHIAFIPILIPPLLHVMAQMQIDRRQVACVITFGLTATYMVLPVGFGGIFLNNILAKNLIDNGVPITSSQIPLAMAIPGCGMVLGLLIAVFFSYRKPRQYDLAKILEAEPETVELNLNHIWVALLAIGVALGLQLMTNSIVLGALAGFVIFTCGGVIKFRESQDAFTQGVRMMSLIGFIMISAAGFAAVMKATHGVESLVQVVSSSIGQHKGIAAFLMLLVGLLITMGIGSSFSTVPIIATIYVPLCLQLGFSPMAIIALVGTAGALGDAGSPASDSTLGPTSGLNADGQHDHIWDSVVPTFIHYNIPLVIFGWIAAMVL, from the coding sequence ATGAATCCAGTTGTTATCGCAGTCGGACTGATGCTGGTGCTCAGTCTGCTGCGGATCAATGTGGTGGTCTCACTTGCGCTGGGCGCCATTGCTGGCGGCCTGGTCGGCGGGCTCTCCCTGACCGATACCCTGACTACCTTCAGCGGCGGCCTGGGTGGCGGCGCCGAGATTGCCCTCTCCTACGCCATGCTGGGGGCCTTTGCCGTCGCCATCTCCCGCTCCGGGATCACCGACCTGCTGGCCAGCAAGGTGATCAGCCAGCTGGGCAAGGATGCCAGCAGCAGCCGCATTTTGTGGGTCAAGACCCTGCTGCTCTCATCCGTTCTGGCAGTGTCCATCTCCTCGCAAAACATCATCCCGGTGCATATCGCCTTTATTCCGATCCTGATCCCGCCTCTCCTCCACGTGATGGCGCAGATGCAGATCGACCGTCGTCAGGTGGCCTGCGTCATCACCTTCGGCCTGACCGCCACCTATATGGTGCTGCCGGTCGGCTTTGGCGGCATCTTCCTGAACAATATTCTGGCCAAGAACCTTATCGATAACGGGGTGCCGATCACCTCCAGCCAGATCCCGCTGGCCATGGCCATCCCGGGCTGTGGCATGGTGCTGGGTCTGCTGATTGCGGTCTTCTTCAGTTATCGCAAGCCGCGCCAGTATGACCTGGCCAAGATCCTGGAAGCCGAACCGGAAACCGTCGAGCTCAATCTCAACCATATCTGGGTTGCTCTGCTGGCTATCGGCGTCGCACTTGGTCTCCAGCTGATGACCAACAGCATAGTGCTGGGGGCATTGGCCGGGTTCGTCATCTTCACCTGCGGTGGTGTCATCAAGTTTCGCGAGAGCCAGGATGCCTTCACCCAGGGGGTACGCATGATGTCGCTGATCGGCTTCATCATGATCTCCGCCGCCGGCTTTGCTGCCGTCATGAAGGCGACTCACGGCGTCGAGAGCCTGGTTCAGGTCGTTTCCAGCTCTATCGGTCAGCACAAAGGCATTGCCGCCTTCCTGATGCTGCTGGTGGGCCTGCTCATCACCATGGGGATTGGCTCCTCCTTCTCCACCGTGCCCATTATCGCCACCATCTATGTGCCGCTCTGCCTGCAGCTGGGTTTCTCTCCCATGGCGATCATCGCGCTGGTCGGTACCGCCGGTGCTCTGGGGGACGCAGGCTCGCCTGCTTCGGACTCCACCCTCGGCCCCACATCAGGCCTCAACGCCGATGGCCAGCACGACCATATCTGGGACAGCGTGGTACCCACCTTCATCCACTACAATATCCCGCTGGTTATCTTCGGTTGGATTGCCGCCATGGTGCTCTGA
- the rnt gene encoding ribonuclease T: protein MTDAVHTLKGRFRGFYPVVIDVETAGFNAKTDALLEIAAYTLKMDEQGWLLPDQIFHFHVEPFEGANLERAALEFTGIDPFNPLRGAVSEKEALTEIFKGIRKGMKESDCSRAIIVAHNATFDHGFVMAAAERAGLKRNPFHPFATFDTAALSGLALGQTVLAKACQSARIPFDNKEAHSALYDTERTTDLFCHIVNRWKSMGGWPPVGPDSDSASGDEDLE from the coding sequence ATGACCGACGCAGTTCATACCCTCAAGGGCCGTTTTCGTGGTTTTTACCCCGTCGTCATCGATGTTGAAACAGCCGGCTTCAACGCCAAAACCGATGCCCTGCTCGAAATCGCGGCTTATACCCTGAAAATGGATGAGCAGGGATGGCTCCTGCCCGATCAGATTTTCCATTTTCATGTGGAGCCTTTCGAAGGTGCCAATCTGGAGCGTGCCGCTCTGGAGTTCACCGGTATCGATCCCTTCAACCCGCTGCGCGGAGCTGTCTCTGAAAAAGAGGCGCTGACCGAGATCTTCAAGGGGATCCGCAAGGGGATGAAGGAGAGCGACTGCAGCCGCGCTATTATCGTGGCCCACAACGCCACCTTCGATCACGGCTTCGTGATGGCGGCAGCCGAGCGGGCCGGCCTCAAGCGCAATCCGTTCCATCCGTTCGCCACCTTCGATACCGCCGCCCTCTCCGGGCTGGCGCTGGGCCAGACCGTGCTGGCCAAGGCGTGCCAGAGCGCCCGCATTCCGTTTGACAACAAAGAGGCTCACTCTGCTCTCTATGATACCGAGCGGACCACCGACCTCTTCTGCCATATCGTCAACCGCTGGAAGAGCATGGGCGGCTGGCCACCAGTCGGGCCGGATAGCGACTCCGCCTCCGGAGATGAGGATCTGGAATAA
- a CDS encoding phosphatase PAP2 family protein — MPPHSPSLSRSQVLAFTTLLILPLLLLAILPWQPFLTGSLQSGWLWWPYALTRMVDIPGIGISAALLLLLTRQKLQLDRSSLLALAGALLVLLAGDWLIKSIIKHLTEEPRPYLLWLESQSLIPAIKSFYAASTEVRSEQVHAASQLLALPQWLGNHWQKEVNYAFPSGHSIAAMSLAQFFGLIWLARAPAGVWLLPLWALGIGLSRMVIGMHWPTDVLASAILGSITALLAARWWLHRY, encoded by the coding sequence ATGCCGCCCCATAGCCCTTCCCTCTCCCGCAGTCAGGTGCTCGCGTTTACCACCCTCTTGATCCTGCCCCTGCTGCTGCTTGCCATCCTCCCCTGGCAACCATTTCTGACCGGCTCGCTGCAATCGGGCTGGCTCTGGTGGCCTTATGCCCTCACCCGCATGGTCGATATTCCCGGAATTGGGATCAGCGCCGCACTGCTATTGCTGCTGACCAGGCAGAAACTGCAGCTCGATCGCTCATCCCTGCTGGCTCTGGCCGGCGCGCTGCTGGTGCTGCTCGCCGGAGACTGGCTCATCAAAAGCATCATCAAGCATCTGACCGAGGAGCCCAGACCCTACCTGCTCTGGTTGGAGAGCCAATCCCTGATCCCCGCTATCAAGAGCTTCTACGCTGCCAGCACCGAAGTGCGCAGCGAGCAGGTACACGCCGCCAGCCAGTTGCTGGCACTGCCCCAGTGGCTCGGCAATCACTGGCAAAAGGAGGTGAACTACGCCTTCCCCTCCGGCCACAGCATCGCCGCCATGAGCCTGGCCCAGTTCTTTGGCCTCATCTGGCTGGCTCGCGCACCGGCAGGAGTCTGGCTGCTGCCGCTCTGGGCCCTCGGGATAGGACTGTCGCGCATGGTGATCGGCATGCACTGGCCAACCGATGTGCTGGCCAGCGCCATTCTCGGCAGCATCACGGCGCTTCTGGCCGCGCGCTGGTGGTTGCACAGATATTGA
- a CDS encoding 4-phosphoerythronate dehydrogenase, producing MKIVVDENMPHAVELFAEFGDVVALPGRQMQANDLQDADVLLVRSVTRVNADLLATSHKLAFVGTATIGTDHVDKALLASRNIPFYSAPGCNKYSVGDYVLSALLVLAERYELDLATMTLAVIGAGNTGECVAGKAEALGMRVLRCDPPKARDNPEADFVDYQTALGADIVSFHVPITRDGPDATYHLLDAGLIAARPAGQILINASRGEVWDNQALLARQLSDKPLRLVMDVWENEPEPLAQLVPHTEIATPHIAGYSLEGKARGTWMLYEALCRQLGREPRQDLRTLLPVADVQAVVPGRAPDQALIKQLVHLIYDVRRDDARFRARLGIPGSFDEQRKHYPERRELSSLQIKGEFACDMLGAAGFDISHS from the coding sequence ATGAAAATAGTCGTAGATGAGAATATGCCCCACGCCGTGGAGCTGTTTGCCGAGTTTGGAGACGTGGTTGCCCTGCCTGGGCGGCAGATGCAGGCCAACGATCTGCAGGACGCCGATGTGCTGCTGGTGCGTTCGGTGACCAGGGTGAACGCCGACCTGCTGGCGACCAGCCACAAACTGGCTTTTGTCGGTACCGCGACCATCGGCACCGATCATGTCGACAAGGCTTTGCTGGCTAGCCGCAATATCCCTTTTTATAGCGCCCCCGGCTGCAACAAATATTCGGTGGGGGACTATGTGCTCTCCGCCCTGCTGGTGCTGGCCGAGCGCTACGAGCTTGATCTCGCAACCATGACGCTGGCGGTGATTGGGGCCGGCAATACCGGCGAGTGCGTGGCCGGCAAGGCCGAAGCCCTCGGTATGCGGGTGCTGCGCTGTGATCCCCCCAAGGCGCGGGATAATCCAGAAGCGGATTTTGTCGACTATCAGACTGCCCTTGGCGCCGATATCGTCAGCTTCCATGTGCCCATTACCCGTGACGGGCCGGATGCGACCTACCATCTGCTGGATGCCGGGCTGATAGCTGCGCGCCCCGCCGGGCAGATCCTCATCAACGCATCCCGTGGCGAGGTGTGGGATAACCAAGCTCTGCTGGCGCGTCAGTTGAGCGACAAGCCATTGCGGTTGGTGATGGATGTCTGGGAGAACGAGCCTGAGCCGCTTGCACAGCTGGTGCCCCATACCGAGATTGCCACCCCCCATATTGCGGGCTACAGCCTGGAGGGGAAGGCGCGCGGTACCTGGATGCTCTATGAGGCGCTCTGCCGCCAGCTGGGGCGCGAGCCCCGTCAGGATCTGCGTACGCTGCTGCCGGTTGCCGATGTGCAGGCGGTGGTGCCCGGACGGGCGCCGGATCAGGCATTGATCAAACAGCTGGTTCACCTTATCTACGATGTGCGCCGCGACGATGCCCGTTTTCGCGCCCGGCTGGGTATCCCGGGTAGCTTTGATGAGCAGCGCAAACATTATCCGGAGCGCCGCGAGCTCTCCTCCCTGCAAATCAAGGGTGAGTTTGCCTGTGACATGCTGGGCGCCGCCGGATTTGATATTTCACACTCATAA
- a CDS encoding aspartate-semialdehyde dehydrogenase, which yields MSQQFNVAVLGASGAVGQAMIEILEEREFPVATLYPLASSRSAGETVRFDGKNLEILDVEEFDWSQVQIALFSAGAEVSAKWAPIAAEHGCIVIDNTSCFRYDEDIPLVIPEVNPDALADFRNRNIIANPNCSTIQMLVALKPLHDEVGIARINVATYQSVSGSGKEGVSELAGQTAQLLNGRPVEPTLYPQQIAFNLIPQIDSFTDNGYTREEMKMVWETQKILGDASIAVNPTCVRVPVFYGHSEAVHVELHQPLDAEQVKDLLRAAPGVTLFEEEGDYPTPVRDATGKDEVLVGRIRQDISHPNGVNMWIVADNVRKGAATNSVQIAELLVRDYL from the coding sequence ATGAGCCAGCAGTTTAATGTCGCGGTATTGGGCGCAAGTGGCGCCGTGGGCCAGGCCATGATCGAGATCCTGGAAGAGCGCGAGTTTCCGGTCGCTACGCTCTATCCGCTGGCTTCCAGCCGCAGCGCCGGTGAAACCGTGCGCTTTGATGGCAAGAATCTCGAGATCCTCGATGTCGAGGAGTTTGACTGGAGCCAGGTGCAGATTGCCCTCTTCTCTGCCGGTGCCGAGGTCTCTGCCAAGTGGGCACCGATTGCTGCCGAGCATGGCTGCATCGTCATCGATAACACCTCCTGCTTCCGTTACGACGAAGATATTCCGCTGGTGATCCCGGAAGTCAACCCGGATGCGCTGGCCGATTTTCGCAATCGCAACATCATCGCCAATCCCAACTGCTCCACCATCCAGATGCTGGTGGCCCTGAAGCCGCTGCATGACGAGGTGGGCATCGCCCGTATCAACGTCGCCACCTATCAGTCCGTCTCAGGCTCCGGCAAGGAGGGGGTGAGTGAACTGGCAGGCCAGACCGCCCAGCTGCTCAATGGTCGCCCGGTCGAGCCGACTCTCTATCCCCAGCAGATCGCGTTCAACCTGATCCCGCAGATCGACAGCTTCACCGACAACGGCTACACCCGGGAAGAGATGAAGATGGTGTGGGAGACCCAGAAGATCCTGGGCGATGCCAGCATTGCCGTGAATCCGACTTGCGTGCGGGTGCCGGTCTTCTACGGCCACTCTGAAGCGGTGCATGTCGAGCTGCACCAGCCGCTCGATGCCGAGCAGGTAAAGGATCTGCTGCGTGCAGCACCGGGCGTGACCCTGTTTGAAGAGGAAGGGGACTATCCGACCCCGGTACGCGATGCAACCGGCAAGGATGAAGTGCTGGTTGGCCGCATCCGTCAGGATATTTCTCATCCCAATGGTGTAAATATGTGGATCGTGGCCGATAACGTTCGTAAGGGCGCTGCCACCAACAGCGTCCAGATTGCCGAACTGCTGGTTCGCGACTACCTGTAA
- the truA gene encoding tRNA pseudouridine(38-40) synthase TruA — translation MRIALGIEYDGSRYFGWQRQREVISVQEELEKALSRIANHPVSIQCAGRTDAGVHATGQVIHFDTDAKRAEGAWTLGLNSNLPPDIAVRWVKEVDEEFHARFSATARRYRYVIYNHNYRPAILGSGVSHYHEAIDAELMHQAGQCLLGEQDFSSFRAVGCQSKTPWRNVTHLCVSRQGPYIVLDIRANAFLHHMVRNITGSLLLVGQGLKPVEWVAEVLAARDRNLAGPTAKAGGLYLVDVDYPAELALPRVPLGPLWLPDSAPGTTSF, via the coding sequence ATGCGAATTGCCCTAGGTATTGAATATGACGGCAGCCGGTATTTCGGCTGGCAGCGTCAGCGAGAAGTGATCAGTGTGCAGGAGGAGCTGGAGAAAGCCCTCAGCCGGATCGCCAATCATCCGGTCTCCATCCAGTGCGCAGGACGCACCGATGCCGGTGTCCATGCCACCGGTCAGGTGATCCACTTCGATACCGATGCCAAGCGTGCCGAAGGGGCCTGGACTCTGGGTCTCAACTCCAACCTGCCGCCCGACATCGCCGTGCGCTGGGTCAAGGAGGTGGACGAGGAGTTCCACGCCCGTTTCAGCGCTACCGCCCGTCGCTACCGCTATGTCATCTACAACCACAACTACCGGCCAGCCATTCTCGGCAGCGGCGTCAGCCATTATCACGAGGCGATTGATGCCGAGTTGATGCATCAGGCCGGGCAGTGCCTGCTGGGTGAGCAGGATTTCAGCTCGTTCCGGGCCGTCGGTTGCCAGTCCAAGACGCCGTGGCGCAATGTGACGCACCTCTGCGTCAGCCGTCAGGGCCCCTATATCGTGCTCGATATCCGGGCCAATGCCTTTTTGCACCATATGGTGCGCAACATCACCGGCTCGCTGCTGCTGGTGGGGCAGGGGCTCAAACCGGTGGAGTGGGTAGCCGAGGTGCTGGCCGCCCGGGATCGCAATCTGGCCGGGCCAACCGCCAAAGCGGGTGGCCTCTATCTGGTCGATGTGGATTACCCGGCTGAACTGGCTCTGCCCCGGGTACCGCTTGGCCCGTTGTGGCTGCCGGACTCGGCACCGGGTACGACCAGTTTTTAG
- the accD gene encoding acetyl-CoA carboxylase, carboxyltransferase subunit beta has translation MSWLEKILPKSKITAPRRHNIPEGVWTKCSACEQVLYRAELERNLEVCPKCDHHMRISARARLESFLDEQGRTEVGAELEPHDVLKFKDSKRYKDRLSAAQKETGEKDALVVMKGTLKGVPVVACSFEFSFIGGSMSSVVGARFVRAVEESIKEGRGLVCFSASGGARMQEALFSLMQMAKTSAALDRLSKAGLPYISVLTDPTMGGVSASLAMLGDINVGEPKALIGFAGPRVIEQTVREKLPEGFQRSEFLLEKGAIDLIIDRREMRNRLASLLAKLMNTHVIAE, from the coding sequence ATGAGCTGGCTTGAGAAGATTCTTCCCAAGAGCAAGATCACTGCCCCTCGTCGTCACAACATTCCGGAAGGGGTGTGGACCAAGTGCAGTGCTTGTGAACAGGTGCTCTACCGGGCAGAGTTGGAGCGCAATCTCGAAGTGTGCCCCAAGTGTGATCATCATATGCGCATCAGCGCTCGCGCCCGTCTCGAGAGTTTTCTCGACGAGCAGGGCCGCACCGAAGTCGGTGCCGAGCTGGAGCCTCATGATGTCTTGAAATTCAAGGATTCCAAGCGCTACAAGGATCGTTTGTCTGCCGCTCAGAAAGAGACGGGGGAGAAAGATGCGCTGGTGGTGATGAAAGGGACCCTCAAAGGGGTACCGGTTGTCGCCTGTTCGTTCGAGTTCTCCTTTATTGGTGGCTCCATGTCCTCCGTGGTCGGTGCCCGCTTCGTGCGCGCCGTTGAGGAGAGCATCAAGGAAGGTCGTGGTCTGGTCTGCTTCTCCGCCTCCGGCGGTGCCCGTATGCAGGAGGCGCTGTTCTCCCTGATGCAGATGGCCAAGACCAGTGCCGCACTGGATCGTCTGTCCAAAGCCGGTCTGCCCTATATCTCAGTGCTGACCGACCCCACCATGGGTGGCGTCTCCGCCAGTCTGGCCATGCTGGGCGACATCAACGTGGGCGAGCCCAAGGCGCTGATCGGTTTTGCCGGCCCGCGCGTTATCGAGCAGACCGTTCGCGAGAAGCTGCCGGAAGGGTTCCAGCGCTCCGAATTCCTGCTGGAGAAGGGCGCCATCGATCTCATCATCGACCGCCGCGAAATGCGTAACCGTCTGGCCAGCCTGCTCGCCAAACTGATGAATACTCACGTCATCGCAGAGTGA
- the folC gene encoding bifunctional tetrahydrofolate synthase/dihydrofolate synthase → MSSNMHQSQSRSLVDWLSYLEQIHPVSIDMGLERVGTVARRMGLTRLPFKVITVAGTNGKGSSCAMAASILMAAGYQVGVYSSPHLLRFTERVRVNGQELADSDHCAAFAEVEAARGEIALTFFEFATLAGLWLFCRAAPDVLLLEVGLGGRLDATNVVESDVAMITSIALDHCDWLGDTREAVAVEKAGVYRAGKPAISGEPNPPLTIASEAARIGANLRQVGIDFRGDEHESCWDYHGLRQWCGLPKPALPLMNAVTVLAALESLGLPLPESAIRDGLANARLAGRMQQLQSAPLVIVDVAHNPHSAAYLAAQLRKMPCAGVRRAVVGMLKDKDMAGSLAELDGLIGEWYLASLTGPRAASADQLAQALGSGQGPATTFDSVEAAYQAALALSSPDDMVIVFGSFYTVADVLAGFAS, encoded by the coding sequence ATGAGTTCAAACATGCATCAATCCCAAAGCCGGTCGCTTGTCGACTGGCTTTCTTATTTGGAGCAGATCCATCCGGTCTCTATCGATATGGGGCTGGAGCGGGTCGGCACGGTTGCTCGGCGCATGGGGCTCACCCGATTGCCGTTCAAGGTGATCACGGTGGCGGGTACCAACGGCAAGGGCTCCAGCTGCGCCATGGCAGCCAGCATCCTGATGGCCGCTGGCTACCAGGTCGGCGTCTACTCCTCGCCCCATCTGTTGCGCTTTACCGAGCGAGTGCGGGTCAACGGTCAGGAGCTGGCAGATAGCGATCACTGCGCCGCCTTTGCCGAAGTGGAAGCGGCGCGCGGCGAGATAGCGCTCACCTTCTTCGAGTTTGCGACCCTGGCCGGTTTGTGGCTCTTCTGCCGCGCCGCGCCGGATGTGCTGCTGCTGGAAGTGGGCTTGGGTGGTCGGCTCGATGCCACCAATGTGGTGGAGTCCGATGTCGCCATGATCACCTCCATTGCCCTCGACCACTGTGACTGGCTGGGTGATACCCGCGAGGCGGTGGCGGTGGAGAAAGCCGGGGTGTATCGCGCCGGCAAACCTGCCATCAGCGGCGAGCCCAATCCTCCTCTGACCATCGCGAGCGAGGCGGCGCGTATCGGCGCCAACCTGCGTCAGGTCGGTATCGATTTTCGTGGCGATGAGCACGAGAGCTGCTGGGATTACCACGGTCTTCGCCAGTGGTGCGGCCTGCCCAAACCGGCCCTGCCGCTGATGAATGCGGTGACCGTGCTTGCGGCGCTGGAATCTCTCGGCTTGCCGTTGCCGGAGTCTGCCATTCGCGACGGGCTTGCCAATGCCCGGCTGGCTGGCCGGATGCAGCAGCTGCAAAGCGCGCCGCTGGTCATCGTCGATGTGGCCCATAACCCCCATTCGGCCGCCTATCTGGCCGCCCAGCTGCGCAAGATGCCCTGCGCGGGTGTGCGCCGCGCCGTGGTGGGCATGCTCAAGGACAAGGATATGGCGGGGTCGCTTGCCGAGCTCGATGGTCTGATCGGCGAGTGGTATCTGGCCAGCCTGACCGGCCCGCGGGCGGCAAGTGCGGACCAGTTGGCACAGGCGCTTGGCTCCGGACAGGGGCCGGCGACGACCTTTGACAGCGTCGAGGCTGCCTATCAGGCTGCCTTGGCCTTATCGAGTCCTGACGATATGGTCATTGTGTTTGGTTCGTTTTACACTGTCGCCGATGTGCTGGCGGGGTTCGCCAGCTAG